A single genomic interval of Zingiber officinale cultivar Zhangliang chromosome 4A, Zo_v1.1, whole genome shotgun sequence harbors:
- the LOC121969825 gene encoding QWRF motif-containing protein 2-like, producing MMTAFLASSSSATSTGNYRSNSENPPPHHDESPLAPSVKKDNAATKRPRSKDVSSRYLAPSPTSHSTATVAPSSWSSSSSVLFPSPTVAQRCSVSPALNRESVEKRSQSVRRVNPLTPRTDSQAENSASARVQYSQTRSLSVSFQGEPFFYKPNRPKNTSFILLNKPSPERRLAGEVAVTPARDGSHSENSRPLVKQPRWPGAMARASSPLMRTLDCPSSRSHPILVKVQSLREPMVFGDGNQRSPVDGADLSALSDNDNMSSEGNSGAPQLGIPPVEVAPLGISVPARFSQQTSSRQLRLPNSGLFLPPPSSSSTLESELGLMRKLSVTNPSPSHRLIRSPSLSNYMATPSRGMASRARSGTNVTVFPSDQPANAPSIISFAVEVRRSKKGENRIEKAHMLRLLDNRYVQWRFVNAKITATLLSKKVTAEKNIYDACITTSNLRDSVSFKRSKLHIMMDNLKLTSVLEGQITYLDEWSLMDTEHSNSLHGVVEALKATTVRLPIVHGAKAYIQDLKHAVGSAAEVMQAIGSSVCSMLSMVEGPKSIISEIAKVAVEERSLLDQSKDLLSAIAAMHVAQCSLHSHIMQLLPKSSHMQI from the exons ATGATGACCGCCTTCctggcctcctcctcctccgccacttCCACCGGAAATTACCGCTCGAACTCCGAGAATCCTCCGCCGCATCACGACGAGTCGCCGCTCGCCCCCTCCGTTAAGAAGGACAACGCCGCTACGAAGAGGCCTCGTTCCAAGGATGTATCCTCTCGGTACCTCGCCCCGTCGCCTACCTCCCACTCCACTGCCACCGTCGCCCCTTCTTCCTGGTCCTCCTCCAGTTCGGTGCTCTTCCCCTCGCCTACCGTGGCGCAGAGGTGCTCGGTGTCGCCGGCATTGAATCGGGAATCCGTAGAGAAGCGATCCCAGTCCGTCCGTCGCGTTAACCCTTTGACGCCCCGGACCGATTCCCAGGCCGAAAATTCGGCGTCCGCCCGAGTACAATATTCGCAGACTCGGAGCCTTTCGGTCTCGTTCCAGGGGGAACCCTTCTTCTACAAGCCCAACCGCCCGAAGAACACTTCCTTCATCCTGTTGAACAAACCCAGTCCGGAGCGTCGGCTTGCTGGTGAAGTCGCCGTGACGCCTGCGAGGGATGGAAGCCATTCGGAGAACTCGAGGCCATTGGTAAAACAACCTCGATGGCCTGGCGCAATGGCCCGAGCGTCGAGTCCGTTGATGCGCACCTTGGATTGCCCGTCCAGTCGGAGCCACCCGATCTTGGTCAAGGTCCAGTCACTGCGAGAGCCGATGGTGTTCGGCGATGGCAATCAGAGGTCACCTGTTGACGGGGCCGACCTCTCCGCCTTATCCGATAATGACAACATGTCGTCTGAGGGAAATTCTGGGGCGCCGCAACTTGGCATTCCCCCTGTGGAGGTGGCACCTCTAGGGATAAGCGTGCCGGCGAGGTTTTCGCAGCAGACGAGTAGCAGGCAGCTTAGGTTGCCGAACTCGGGACTCTTCTTGCCTCCTCCTAGCTCTAGTTCCACACTCGAATCCGAGCTAGGTTTAATGAGGAAATTATCAGTCACCAACCCTTCACCATCCCATCGACTCATTAGATCCCCTTCCCTTTCTAATTACATGGCCACTCCATCCAGGGGGATGGCTAGTCGCGCAAGGAGTGGGACAAATGTGACTGTATTTCCAAGTGATCAGCCGGCAAATGCGCCTTCAATCATCAGCTTTGCTGTTGAAGTGAGGAGATCTAAGAAAGGTGAGAACCGTATTGAAAAAGCTCACATGCTGAGGCTGCTTGATAACCGATACGTCCAATGGAGGTTTGTTAATGCAAAAATCACTGCAACGTTGCTGTCAAAGAAGGTTACTGCAGAG AAAAATATATACGATGCATGTATTACAACCTCAAATTTGCGTGATTCTGTCTCTTTCAAGAGGTCCAAGCTACATATTATGATGGATAATTTGAAGCTCACGTCTGTACTTGAGGGGCAA ATAACCTATCTGGATGAATGGTCTCTGATGGATACTGAACATTCAAACTCATTACATGGTGTTGTGGAAGCCCTGAAAGCTACGACAGTCCGTCTTCCTATAGTTCATGGTGCAAAG GCATATATCCAGGATCTGAAACATGCTGTTGGTTCAGCAGCAGAAGTAATGCAAGCAATAGGATCCTCTGTATGCTCTATGTTGTCAATG GTAGAAGGGCCAAAGTCCATCATTTCTGAAATAGCTAAAGTGGCTGTTGAAGAACGCTCCTTGCTCGACCAATCGAAAGATCTCTTGTCTGCCATCGCAGCTATGCAT GTTGCTCAATGTAGCCTACACAGTCATATAATGCAGCTACTACCAAAATCCAGCCATATGCAAATTTAG